The Panthera uncia isolate 11264 chromosome C2, Puncia_PCG_1.0, whole genome shotgun sequence genome contains a region encoding:
- the P2RY13 gene encoding P2Y purinoceptor 13, with product MRKETQHKKAEQHLLHMLFMDCTDGCLNQKTLSAVSFQTQLTLETMNTTVIKGFNGSERCPRDTRITQLVFPVIYTIVFFTGILLNTLALWVFIHIPSSSTFIVYLKNTLVADLIMTFMLPFKILSDSHLGPWQLRAFVCRFSAVIFYEAMYVGITLLGFIAFDRFLKIIRPFGKYFVQKPAFAKMISTFVWLFLFLISLPNIILSNKEATPSSVKKCASLKDPLGLKWHQVVNYISQFIFWTVFVLMLLFYVVIAKKVYNSYRKARSKDSKHNTKLEGKVFVVVAVFFVCFAPFHFARVPYTHSQTNNKTDCRLQNQLFIAKETTLFLAATNICMDPIIYIFLCKKFTERLPCMRGRKIMSSTQENRTIQTDNITLG from the exons atgaggaaggaaacCCAGCATAAGAAAGCAGAACAACACTTGCTTCACATGCTCTTCATGGACTGTACTGATGGCTGCCTCAATCAGAAGACACTGAGCGCAGTGTCCTTCCAAACACAG CTGACCCTGGAAACCATGAACACCACAGTGATAAAGGGCTTCAATGGGTCTGAGCGGTGCCCCAGGGACACACGGATAACACAGCTGGTGTTCCCAGTCATCTACACCATCGTTTTCTTCACAGGCATCCTGCTGAACACCTTGGCCCTGTGGGTGTTCATTCACATCCCCAGCTCCTCCACCTTCATTGTCTACCTCAAAAATACTTTGGTGGCCGACTTGATAATGACCTTCATGCTTCCATTTAAAATCCTCTCTGACTCACACCTCGGACCCTGGCAACTCAGGGCCTTTGTGTGTCGTTTCTCTGCGGTCATCTTTTACGAGGCCATGTATGTGGGTATCACACTGCTAGGCTTCATAGCCTTTGATAGATTCCTGAAGATCATCAGAccctttggaaaatattttgtacaAAAACCTGCTTTTGCGAAAATGATCTCGACCTTCGTCTGGCTCTTTTTGTTCCTCATCTCTCTGCCGAATATAATCTTGAGCAATAAGGAAGCAACACCATCATCTGTGAAAAAGTGTGCCTCCTTAAAGGATCCGCTGGGGTTGAAATGGCATCAAGTGGTGAACTACATATCCCAGTTCATTTTCTGGACTGTTTTTGTCCTAATGCTTCTGTTTTATGTGGTGATTGCAAAAAAAGTATACAACTCTTACAGAAAAGCCAGAAGTAAGGACAGCAAACACAACACAAAGCTGGAAGGTAAAGTGTTTGTCGTTGTGgctgttttctttgtgtgttttgctCCATTTCATTTTGCCAGAGTTCCCTACACTCACAGTCAAACTAACAATAAGACTGACTGCAGGCTGCAAAATCAATTGTTTATAGCTAAAGAAACAACCCTCTTTTTGGCAGCAACTAACATTTGCATGGATCCCATAATATACATATTCTTATGTAAAAAATTCACAGAAAGGCTACCATGTATGAGAGGGAGGAAGATCATGTCATCAACCCAAGAAAATCGTACTATCCAGACAGACAATATAACCCTAGGCTGA